Proteins encoded in a region of the uncultured Paludibaculum sp. genome:
- a CDS encoding FRG domain-containing protein gives MTKKASVAGMEVFRRALREAMNELGLDAFTLAPWFRGHSDVAFQLLPGLFRNPDNAPQEWNMFAYFLNDGSSLLERGVSSWEVLAYMQHHGLPTRLLDWSGSLQTALFFATAHRFRRDEVPASPCIWVMNPYRLNRISAKSKQHYVIYDETDRISFDYLESIRNGAWPRKLPVALAAPWRNRRVMAQQGSFTAHGSDSRPIEDIPALKRCIRRVDIDPALVPAIREELAIEGFNHFQAFPDLDGLAQRLRYQLMLG, from the coding sequence ATGACGAAAAAAGCCTCGGTGGCAGGGATGGAAGTGTTTCGCCGGGCGCTGCGGGAGGCGATGAACGAACTGGGCTTGGACGCGTTCACATTAGCACCCTGGTTTCGGGGCCACTCCGACGTGGCATTCCAGCTCCTGCCCGGCTTGTTCCGGAACCCGGACAACGCGCCGCAGGAGTGGAACATGTTCGCCTACTTCCTCAACGACGGATCGTCCCTGCTCGAGCGCGGCGTCAGTTCGTGGGAAGTGCTGGCCTACATGCAGCACCATGGGTTGCCGACGAGGCTGCTGGACTGGTCGGGGTCGCTGCAAACGGCGTTGTTCTTCGCCACAGCGCACCGGTTCCGGCGCGACGAGGTACCGGCCAGCCCGTGCATCTGGGTGATGAATCCCTACCGGTTGAATCGCATCTCGGCCAAGTCGAAGCAGCACTACGTGATCTACGACGAGACGGACCGGATCTCCTTTGATTACCTGGAATCGATCCGCAATGGAGCGTGGCCTCGTAAGCTGCCCGTGGCCCTGGCCGCGCCATGGCGAAACCGGCGCGTGATGGCGCAGCAAGGCAGCTTCACCGCCCACGGCAGCGATAGCCGTCCCATCGAGGACATTCCGGCCCTGAAGCGCTGCATCCGGCGTGTGGATATCGATCCGGCGCTGGTGCCGGCCATCCGCGAAGAGCTGGCAATTGAAGGATTTAACCACTTTCAGGCATTTCCGGATCTGGACGGCCTGGCACAGCGGCTCCGCTATCAGTTGATGCTGGGCTGA
- a CDS encoding PIG-L family deacetylase: MTKTRVQCHSAVLSALLVTGAVLSTLPARGEVRKVTGAAALEKQLERLRVVGSVLMIAAHPDDENTALLAYCAQGRKFRTAYLSLTRGEGGQNLIGSEQGDLLGVIRTQELLAARRVDGAEQFFSRAIDFGFSKTADETLQKWGRDKVLSDVVWVIRKYRPDVIFLRFSGTPRDGHGHHQSSSILGKEAFKLAADPKAFPEQLKYVQPWQAKRIMWNGFSFNRQQEQEMDALPQRLMVDTGDYDAVLGLSYGELAGISRSQHRSQGMGSPERKGAAPNYLILYGGEPATKDFMEGVDISWSRLPGGAAVQKVLDEALAVYSMAAPEKVIAPLLKARKLIVPIDHPDARRKLSELDEAVAMAAGLWLEVGAAKAEATPGGSVTLDLTAVSRGRAKVELEGVKAGDSVSFPGTELAYNKPYTAKAEWKVPENEPLTQPLQLREPKSGNLYTISDQRKIGLAEDEPVLTAVFRVKVEGETIEIRRPVENRYVDHVRGELSRPFVIVPPVSLRVSETALLFSEHKARPVSVEVVARRPGQTGSVSLQVPAGWQVTPAENPFQLADAGQMTTVSFEVTPPAATARGEVHASAHIGNLTVASGMTQLNYDHIPLQTVFPAARTPVVRVDAKISAKRIGYVMGAGDEVPAALRELGCDVTFLGADDLARGDLGRFDAIVTGVRAFNVREDLRASRIRLQQYMEAGGTVVVQYNIMDGPFFSNDPGSGTNMGPYPFKLSRNRTTVEEAPVQFLKPDDRLLQIPNTITQADFDGWVQERALYFPSEWDSKYTALLETHDPGEAPNKGGLLYARVGKGAYIYTCYDWFRELPAGVPGAYRIFANLVSASR; encoded by the coding sequence ATGACCAAGACTCGTGTGCAGTGCCACTCTGCTGTTCTCTCCGCTCTTCTTGTGACGGGCGCCGTACTTTCTACCCTGCCGGCGAGGGGCGAAGTCCGCAAAGTCACCGGCGCCGCGGCACTCGAAAAACAGCTGGAGCGCCTGCGCGTGGTCGGCAGCGTGTTGATGATCGCCGCCCATCCGGACGACGAAAACACCGCGTTGCTCGCTTACTGTGCCCAGGGCCGGAAGTTTCGCACCGCCTACCTTTCGCTAACACGCGGCGAGGGCGGCCAGAACCTCATCGGCAGCGAGCAGGGCGATCTTCTGGGCGTGATTCGAACCCAGGAACTGCTGGCGGCGCGGCGTGTGGACGGCGCCGAGCAGTTCTTCTCCCGCGCCATCGACTTTGGCTTCTCCAAAACCGCCGACGAGACACTGCAAAAGTGGGGCCGCGACAAGGTTCTGTCCGACGTCGTCTGGGTCATCCGCAAATACCGGCCTGATGTGATCTTCCTGCGTTTCTCCGGGACGCCGCGCGACGGGCACGGCCATCACCAGTCGTCGTCGATCCTGGGCAAGGAAGCGTTTAAGCTGGCCGCCGATCCAAAGGCTTTCCCCGAGCAACTGAAGTACGTCCAGCCCTGGCAGGCCAAGCGGATCATGTGGAACGGCTTCAGCTTCAATCGCCAGCAGGAACAGGAGATGGATGCCCTGCCGCAACGGCTGATGGTGGATACGGGTGACTACGACGCGGTGCTGGGCCTCTCCTACGGGGAGTTGGCCGGCATCAGTCGCAGCCAGCATCGCAGCCAGGGGATGGGCTCGCCCGAACGCAAAGGCGCGGCGCCCAACTACCTGATCCTGTACGGCGGCGAGCCCGCCACCAAGGATTTTATGGAGGGGGTGGATATCTCGTGGAGCCGGCTACCGGGCGGGGCGGCGGTGCAGAAAGTGCTGGACGAGGCCTTGGCCGTCTACTCCATGGCCGCGCCCGAGAAGGTGATTGCCCCGTTGTTGAAAGCGCGCAAGCTCATTGTGCCGATCGACCATCCGGACGCCCGCCGGAAGCTGTCTGAGCTGGATGAAGCAGTGGCGATGGCGGCTGGACTCTGGTTGGAGGTTGGCGCCGCGAAAGCCGAAGCGACGCCTGGTGGCAGCGTCACGTTGGATCTCACCGCCGTGAGCCGCGGTCGAGCGAAGGTGGAACTGGAGGGCGTGAAGGCCGGCGACAGCGTCTCGTTCCCAGGCACCGAGTTGGCCTACAACAAACCGTATACGGCCAAGGCCGAGTGGAAGGTCCCGGAAAACGAGCCGCTCACGCAGCCGCTGCAGTTGCGGGAGCCGAAGTCGGGTAACCTGTACACCATTTCGGATCAGCGCAAAATTGGTCTGGCGGAAGACGAGCCGGTTCTGACCGCGGTTTTCCGCGTGAAGGTCGAGGGCGAAACGATCGAAATCCGCCGGCCGGTGGAAAACCGCTATGTGGACCACGTGCGCGGTGAACTGTCGCGACCGTTCGTCATCGTGCCGCCTGTCTCGCTGAGGGTCTCGGAGACCGCTCTTCTTTTTTCAGAACACAAGGCCCGGCCAGTCTCTGTCGAAGTGGTTGCCCGTCGGCCCGGCCAGACTGGCTCGGTTTCGTTGCAGGTGCCCGCGGGGTGGCAGGTGACTCCGGCCGAAAATCCCTTCCAACTCGCCGATGCCGGCCAGATGACGACGGTGTCGTTCGAGGTGACGCCGCCGGCGGCCACCGCGCGGGGTGAAGTACACGCCAGCGCGCACATCGGCAATCTGACCGTGGCTAGCGGAATGACGCAGCTCAATTACGACCACATCCCACTGCAGACCGTATTTCCGGCCGCCAGGACCCCGGTGGTGCGGGTGGATGCGAAGATCAGCGCGAAGCGCATCGGATATGTCATGGGTGCTGGAGACGAGGTCCCGGCGGCGCTGCGGGAATTGGGCTGCGACGTCACGTTCCTCGGCGCCGACGATCTGGCGCGCGGCGACCTGGGTCGTTTCGACGCCATTGTGACCGGTGTCAGGGCGTTCAACGTGAGAGAAGATCTGCGTGCCAGCCGCATCCGCCTGCAGCAATACATGGAGGCCGGTGGCACCGTGGTGGTGCAGTACAACATCATGGATGGTCCGTTCTTCAGCAATGACCCTGGGAGCGGGACAAACATGGGCCCGTATCCCTTTAAGCTCAGCCGGAACCGCACGACCGTGGAAGAGGCTCCGGTGCAGTTCCTGAAGCCGGACGACCGGCTGCTGCAGATTCCCAACACGATCACGCAAGCCGATTTCGATGGCTGGGTGCAGGAGCGCGCTCTCTATTTCCCATCGGAATGGGATTCGAAATACACCGCACTGCTGGAAACGCACGACCCTGGCGAGGCGCCAAACAAAGGCGGACTGTTGTACGCGCGCGTCGGCAAGGGTGCGTACATCTATACCTGCTATGACTGGTTCCGCGAGTTGCCGGCGGGCGTGCCCGGCGCCTATCGAATCTTCGCCAATCTCGTGAGCGCAAGCCGTTGA
- a CDS encoding M1 family aminopeptidase, producing MRLFDLLATACSTCVLLSAADPAALLTDYRAAREALPDAARVVTCEKVELRRPAVTITLESGKLAFLPPMAGRTYAAVFQGQGVFHFAAAAPAERAQTRRLSRKGEEVDDHFTELVLLFSDATEAEVLKQGKAAAGSVDSLIPTLKSARETFREQLHFNAEANVLRYLTRPSSSYCLALLKTKQFGTLLYEFAPADDEEVSLIRVKSSDSSELWNAFPLTDLGAKAGVAALPKQIVDTTQIDVDTVIAANASVAATATTKFDAVISGDQLVRISLASSLRVKEIKDQAGAALGFIQENEKRDGSLWVVAPAPLEAGKPYQWTFTYAGKDIIDKAGSGNFFVGARSSWFPRPTSPGEDFGDRAIFHTKFHIPKGFTLVGTGKEVRRAIEGKEEVTEWDSQRPATVSGFNYGKFSTKSLEANGFQVSVSANPGLTDELEELRMLLDNNPAAAAQLGISSGALNTTGMSTKAAAEAIQAMNLYTRIFGELPDKYLRVTQQPAGYFGQSWPGLVFLPYTSFLDGTARNQLKLDRGGMQSFLEEVGPHEISHQWWGHAVVWKNYRDQWLSEGFADYSAAIYIQATKGTKPFLNYLKHQHDHILVALGTPMVPNDAGPLSLGYRLGGPDCPAAGQLIYTKGAYVLHMIRMMMHDYETGSDARFFTLMRDFVKSFPDKPASTADFQTLLSKHMGTDMSWFINQWVYNSAVPKIKGQYSIVQEGGKPVLVVEPQITGVPDGFRMELPLAMKFKSGTRVGRFRFIAPGAAVKATLPEVPESIEFNPTLELLGDVDLKKK from the coding sequence ATGCGCCTTTTTGATCTGCTTGCCACCGCCTGCTCGACTTGCGTCCTCTTGTCGGCGGCGGACCCAGCCGCCCTTCTCACCGATTACCGTGCCGCCCGCGAGGCCCTGCCGGATGCCGCCCGCGTCGTCACCTGCGAAAAGGTCGAATTGCGCCGCCCGGCCGTCACAATCACACTGGAATCCGGGAAGCTCGCCTTTCTTCCGCCCATGGCCGGCCGGACCTACGCCGCGGTGTTTCAGGGCCAGGGCGTGTTCCATTTCGCCGCTGCCGCGCCCGCCGAACGGGCCCAAACCCGGCGTCTCTCCCGCAAGGGCGAGGAGGTGGACGACCATTTCACCGAATTGGTCCTCCTGTTTTCCGACGCCACCGAGGCCGAAGTGCTGAAACAGGGCAAGGCCGCCGCCGGCTCAGTGGACTCCCTGATCCCTACCTTGAAGTCAGCCCGGGAGACGTTCCGGGAGCAACTCCACTTCAACGCCGAAGCAAACGTACTGCGCTACCTGACCCGGCCGAGCAGTTCCTACTGTCTCGCCCTGCTGAAGACAAAGCAATTCGGAACTCTGCTCTACGAATTTGCTCCGGCGGACGACGAGGAGGTGTCGCTCATCCGCGTCAAGAGCTCGGATTCCAGCGAACTCTGGAATGCCTTCCCGCTGACGGACCTGGGCGCAAAGGCGGGTGTTGCCGCGCTGCCCAAGCAGATCGTCGACACCACGCAGATCGATGTCGACACAGTGATCGCGGCCAATGCCAGTGTGGCAGCGACAGCCACCACCAAGTTCGATGCCGTCATCTCCGGGGACCAACTGGTCCGCATCAGTCTGGCATCCAGCCTTCGGGTCAAGGAGATCAAGGATCAGGCAGGCGCCGCTCTAGGCTTCATCCAGGAGAACGAGAAGCGCGATGGATCACTGTGGGTGGTCGCACCGGCTCCGCTGGAAGCGGGCAAGCCGTATCAATGGACATTCACCTACGCCGGCAAGGACATCATCGACAAGGCCGGCAGCGGCAATTTCTTCGTTGGCGCCCGCTCGTCCTGGTTCCCCCGTCCGACATCGCCCGGCGAGGACTTTGGCGACCGCGCCATCTTCCACACCAAGTTCCACATCCCCAAGGGATTCACGCTGGTCGGCACGGGCAAGGAAGTACGCCGCGCCATCGAGGGGAAGGAAGAGGTGACGGAATGGGATAGCCAGCGTCCCGCCACGGTATCCGGCTTCAACTACGGCAAGTTTTCCACGAAGTCGCTGGAAGCCAATGGGTTCCAGGTGAGCGTGTCGGCTAACCCCGGACTCACGGACGAGTTGGAGGAGCTCCGCATGCTGCTCGACAACAATCCGGCGGCCGCGGCGCAACTGGGGATCTCTTCCGGCGCGTTGAACACCACCGGTATGTCGACGAAGGCAGCGGCGGAAGCGATCCAGGCCATGAACCTGTACACTCGCATCTTCGGAGAACTGCCGGACAAGTATCTGCGCGTCACGCAGCAGCCCGCCGGCTATTTCGGGCAGTCGTGGCCGGGCCTGGTCTTCCTGCCCTATACGTCATTCCTCGACGGCACCGCGCGCAATCAGCTCAAGCTCGATCGCGGCGGCATGCAGTCGTTCCTGGAGGAGGTGGGGCCGCACGAGATCAGCCACCAGTGGTGGGGCCACGCCGTGGTGTGGAAGAACTATCGCGACCAGTGGCTCTCTGAAGGCTTTGCCGACTACTCGGCGGCGATCTACATCCAGGCGACGAAGGGCACGAAGCCGTTCCTGAACTACCTGAAACACCAGCACGACCACATCCTGGTGGCGTTGGGCACGCCCATGGTCCCCAATGACGCAGGTCCTTTGTCGCTGGGCTACCGTCTGGGCGGACCCGACTGCCCGGCTGCCGGCCAGCTCATCTACACGAAGGGCGCGTATGTGCTGCACATGATCCGCATGATGATGCACGACTACGAAACGGGCAGCGACGCGCGTTTCTTCACCCTGATGCGCGACTTCGTCAAGTCCTTTCCTGACAAGCCTGCCTCCACGGCCGACTTCCAGACCCTACTCTCGAAGCACATGGGCACGGACATGTCGTGGTTCATCAATCAGTGGGTCTACAACTCAGCGGTGCCGAAGATCAAGGGGCAATACAGCATCGTTCAGGAAGGCGGCAAGCCCGTTCTGGTGGTCGAACCACAGATCACCGGCGTGCCCGACGGCTTCCGCATGGAACTGCCGTTGGCGATGAAGTTCAAGAGCGGCACGCGTGTCGGCCGCTTCCGCTTCATAGCGCCAGGCGCGGCGGTGAAGGCGACACTGCCGGAAGTACCGGAGTCCATCGAGTTCAACCCAACTTTGGAACTGTTGGGCGATGTGGACCTGAAGAAGAAGTGA
- a CDS encoding sodium:solute symporter produces MRPLDWIVMVCALAGVVLYGLYRSRGSSTTAQYLLASKTMPWYAMALSIMATQASAITFISTTGQSYVDGMRFVQFYFGLPVAMILVAAIAVPRFLSSGVYTAYEYLERRFDSKTRTLVSAVFLAQRGLGVGVALSAPSVVLTAILGWPDQWTALIVGVVVIAYTVTGGIAAITWADFVQMLIMSAGLIAALAAAIALLPSDVSFGDAVAVAGAASRLNPVVWKFDPSDRYNVWSGLIGGMFLMLAYFGCDQSQVQRYLTGKSISQSRLSLLFNAVVKVPMQFFILFIGAMVFVFFTFEKPPVLFHKVALARAEQKAAFPLIQGAYDRAFDDRKAAAQDIMNARRSSDPEAETRGVQRFKAAQKDLDGARKEAAQLAADANGAVNDTNYIFLTFVTKYLPAGLVGLLLAAIFGAAMSVSSAEINSLATVSVIDVYKRHFKTTGDDHHYLRASQWATAFWGVYAVITAQFSRNLGSLVEAVNLLGSFFYGGLLGVFALAFFFPRVKGTAAFLGVLGGEVAIFATWKFTNVAFLWYNVVGCVGVVSLGLLFSLFESEDTKGQP; encoded by the coding sequence GTGAGACCGCTCGATTGGATCGTGATGGTGTGCGCTCTGGCCGGCGTCGTGCTCTACGGGCTTTACCGGTCGCGCGGAAGCAGTACCACTGCCCAGTATCTGTTGGCCAGCAAGACGATGCCCTGGTACGCCATGGCGCTGTCCATCATGGCCACGCAGGCCAGCGCGATTACCTTCATCTCGACGACAGGGCAGAGCTACGTCGACGGGATGCGGTTCGTCCAGTTTTACTTCGGGCTGCCGGTTGCGATGATTCTGGTGGCGGCCATCGCCGTGCCGCGCTTCCTCTCCAGTGGGGTCTACACGGCGTATGAGTATCTGGAGCGCCGCTTCGATTCGAAGACTCGCACACTCGTCAGCGCCGTCTTTCTTGCGCAGAGGGGGTTGGGCGTTGGCGTCGCTCTATCGGCGCCCTCGGTTGTGCTCACGGCCATCCTGGGCTGGCCCGATCAATGGACCGCCCTCATCGTGGGTGTCGTCGTAATCGCCTATACAGTCACGGGTGGGATTGCTGCGATTACCTGGGCCGACTTCGTCCAGATGCTGATCATGAGCGCCGGCCTGATCGCCGCCCTGGCCGCGGCGATCGCACTGCTGCCGTCGGATGTGAGTTTTGGCGATGCCGTGGCCGTGGCGGGCGCCGCCAGCCGCCTGAATCCCGTGGTTTGGAAATTCGACCCCAGCGACCGCTACAACGTGTGGAGCGGGCTGATCGGCGGCATGTTTCTGATGCTTGCCTACTTCGGCTGCGACCAAAGTCAGGTGCAGCGCTATCTCACTGGAAAGAGCATTTCGCAGAGCCGTCTGAGCCTGTTGTTCAACGCCGTCGTCAAAGTTCCGATGCAGTTTTTCATCCTGTTCATCGGCGCAATGGTGTTTGTCTTCTTCACCTTTGAGAAGCCGCCTGTACTGTTCCATAAGGTGGCTCTGGCACGCGCCGAGCAGAAGGCGGCCTTTCCTCTGATTCAGGGCGCCTACGATCGCGCTTTCGACGACCGCAAAGCCGCAGCGCAGGACATCATGAACGCGCGACGGTCCAGCGATCCGGAAGCCGAGACCCGAGGGGTGCAGCGCTTCAAGGCCGCGCAGAAGGATCTCGACGGTGCGCGGAAAGAGGCGGCTCAACTGGCCGCCGACGCCAACGGTGCCGTCAACGACACCAACTACATCTTCCTCACCTTCGTCACCAAGTATCTGCCGGCCGGGTTGGTGGGCCTGCTGCTGGCGGCGATCTTCGGCGCTGCGATGTCGGTGAGTTCCGCCGAAATCAACTCCCTGGCAACGGTCTCGGTGATCGACGTCTACAAGCGCCACTTCAAGACGACCGGTGACGATCACCACTACCTGCGCGCCTCACAGTGGGCCACGGCCTTCTGGGGCGTCTACGCGGTCATTACCGCACAGTTCTCCAGAAACCTCGGTTCGTTGGTGGAAGCGGTGAATCTGTTGGGTTCGTTCTTCTACGGCGGGTTGCTCGGCGTCTTCGCTCTGGCGTTCTTCTTCCCGAGGGTAAAGGGAACCGCCGCGTTTCTGGGTGTGCTGGGTGGAGAGGTCGCGATCTTCGCCACCTGGAAGTTCACCAACGTGGCGTTCCTCTGGTACAACGTGGTGGGTTGTGTCGGCGTCGTCTCCCTGGGTTTGCTGTTCTCGCTGTTTGAGAGCGAAGACACGAAGGGCCAGCCCTAG
- the bfr gene encoding bacterioferritin, with protein sequence MKGDPKVIEYLQEVLTAELTAINQYFLHAEMMENWGYERLAKITRKESIEEMVHAEKLLHRMLYLDASPNMSELFPLRIGQTVKEQIENDLAVEYDAVPRLNKAINAAVAAGDNGSRDLFESILKDEEHHVDYLEAQLHMIKEMGYENYLAQNMKEDE encoded by the coding sequence ATGAAGGGTGACCCGAAGGTTATCGAATACTTGCAGGAAGTTCTGACGGCCGAATTGACGGCCATCAATCAGTACTTTCTCCATGCGGAGATGATGGAGAACTGGGGCTACGAGCGGTTGGCGAAGATCACCCGCAAAGAGTCGATCGAGGAGATGGTGCACGCTGAGAAGTTGCTGCACCGCATGCTCTACCTGGATGCTTCGCCGAACATGAGCGAGCTGTTCCCGCTACGCATCGGCCAGACGGTGAAAGAGCAGATCGAGAACGATCTGGCGGTGGAGTACGATGCTGTGCCGCGTCTGAATAAGGCGATCAATGCCGCGGTTGCCGCCGGTGACAACGGATCGCGCGACCTGTTCGAGTCAATCCTGAAGGACGAGGAGCACCACGTCGACTACCTGGAGGCGCAGCTCCACATGATCAAGGAAATGGGCTATGAGAACTATCTCGCCCAGAATATGAAAGAAGACGAGTAG